One segment of Myxococcus xanthus DNA contains the following:
- a CDS encoding DMT family transporter, with protein sequence MRFISLVPMLCGLAVVAQAGLNRRFGGQWGLMSAVLLNMVVATVATFAVYFVVRTVPGLWPEAAAGQGRLSGFTPWHLLPGLCGVVIVLGMPLAMSRLGAVQSVLLLMAAQLLTSLVWDAMVEGRPVTFPRVLGSGLAFIGATIAVWKG encoded by the coding sequence ATGCGTTTCATCTCGCTCGTTCCCATGCTGTGTGGCCTGGCGGTCGTGGCTCAGGCTGGTCTCAACCGTCGCTTCGGGGGCCAGTGGGGCCTGATGAGCGCCGTGCTCCTGAACATGGTGGTGGCGACGGTGGCCACCTTCGCGGTGTACTTCGTCGTGCGCACGGTGCCGGGGCTCTGGCCGGAGGCCGCGGCGGGCCAGGGTCGCTTGAGCGGCTTCACGCCCTGGCACCTGTTGCCGGGGCTGTGCGGCGTCGTCATCGTCCTGGGCATGCCCTTGGCCATGAGCCGCCTGGGGGCGGTGCAGTCCGTCCTGCTGCTGATGGCGGCGCAGCTCCTCACCAGCCTCGTGTGGGATGCGATGGTGGAAGGCCGCCCCGTGACGTTCCCCCGGGTGCTGGGCTCCGGGCTCGCCTTCATCGGGGCCACCATCG